The following are encoded in a window of Sminthopsis crassicaudata isolate SCR6 chromosome 5, ASM4859323v1, whole genome shotgun sequence genomic DNA:
- the LOC141542518 gene encoding uncharacterized protein LOC141542518: MREVRRGWPGSGAGGGCYGYLGLCFLLLGRGGADLCLGPACEGGGTDPEPPQPKAPCLQPGSARCPGRAGRPSRSFLHSASAGRSQAQVKQPVQPAPALGLSSVSSSQPRVAAADPKPQPPLERVAARSALELPSPCAPGADCAGAAVGAPNATAPGFRDCKGLECRLPPLRLARQKHRAGSRSPSFQQQGEGCAGAKPGPGPGLGEPSLVRVTERAAQFIGEVTPELAHAAPDLGGAGLGVQLTCDIRPGENEVPSEDALILQLQLAKGQEKFVEMLKSQQKVIADLQHKLTEQQNMLISQQTEILEQQKKMYEQMNLIKVQYSMLFDTVKQMSFQNLQGDIQHYFQTHLQGLQNQVRNHLQKSYSVHKVEVDAKMIDVGETSLDCGLCESDEFCNFQKTPSRCEKCTLCPAGFFQMSECSANTDRICQDRDECIESPNICGERIKCLNTPGGFRCLGIAEKDAALGLCGDGYFFNREIQECQACWECEDGMVAVPCSAVTDTVCSAASETQLTKSWAADLQLPLAKPASVQVYPGLNLKLKGKMQFDIAFIEDSKLVFRQHGLLWVDLNFAVKHNCRNFLQLSIKSNSSEEGSELSGVRIEQPEGKYFQSASLSSAAEVEPSQTLAVFLRSPNQFCNQSKDLNAYDLIRPFSLFWLSHDTGAVAMSAQMSTAMHYQTNYRPTFKINSVSDPYMISLSHDGRGIRFTEAGVIKFVFHQALYSMGHTCVREGFSLISYIGRNGTNVELMNTFKSGVNYRDTSLSASGATRVQAGDQINFEIFSPAQCSVRYFGDNLGVSTFSLIWIPSAVSTALSATVSSTGLPTGAVRNKFLDFRLVTSNEKQIQLVSSGQFAQRYFIFTEKGVASVAFNLKLIHSCNVIKVTLNQLIQDQTQPAAIAQQIGGQMPEGSIWTSVSLCSSFEVHNGTMISISLDCVRGRINQIAHERGTGISILWISS, translated from the exons ATGCGGGAGGTGCGGCGGGGCTGGCCCGGGAGCGGCGCCGGCGGGGGCTGCTACGGCTACCTGGGTCTCTGCTTTCTGTTGCTTGGCAGGGGCGGCGCGGACCTGTGCCTGGGTCCCGCGTGCGAAGGCGGCGGGACGGACCCCGAGCCTCCGCAGCCCAAAGCCCCTTGCCTGCAGCCGGGGAGTGCCCGCTGTCCGGGAAGAGCCGGTCGGCCGTCGCGCTCCTTCCTGCACAGCGCTTCTGCAGGCCGCAGCCAAGCCCAGGTCAAGCAGCCGGTGCAGCCGGCCCCGGCCCTTGGCCTCTCTTCTGTCTCCTCCAGCCAGCCCCGCGTCGCCGCCGCAGACCCCAAGCCGCAGCCGCCCCTGGAACGAGTTGCCGCCAGGAGCGCCCTGGAGCTGCCGTCCCCGTGCGCTCCCGGAGCTGATTGCGCCGGAGCGGCCGTCGGGGCTCCCAACGCCACGGCTCCCGGCTTCAGGGATTGTAAGGGCCTCGAGTGCCGGCTGCCTCCCCTGAGGCTGGCGCGTCAGAAGCACAGAGCGGGCAGCCGGAGCCCTTCCTTCCAGCAGCAGGGAGAAGGCTGCGCGGGGGCCAAACCGGGGCCAGGACCGGGACTGGGAGAGCCCAGCCTGGTGCGGGTCACCGAGAGAGCCGCTCAGTTCATCGGGGAGGTGACCCCAGAGCTGGCTCATGCTGCCCCTGACCTGGGGGGCGCAGGCCTTGGCGTGCAGCTCACCTGCGACATCAGGCCAG GAGAAAATGAAGTTCCTTCTGAAGATGCTCTTATCCTGCAACTGCAGCTTGCTAAAGGACAAGAAAAATTTGTTGAGATGTTAAAAAGCCAGCAGAAAGTAATTGCTGATTTGCAGCACAAACTCACTGAGCAACAGAACATGCTGATTAGCCAGCAAACAGAAATCCTAGAACAGCAGAAGAAAATGTATGAGCAAATGAATCTCATTAAGGTGCAATACAGCATGCTTTTTGACACAGTAAAACAGATGTCATTCCAGAATTTGCAGGGGGACATCCAGCACTACTTTCAAACTCATCTTCAAGGACTTCAAAACCAAGTCAGAAATCATCTGCAGAAGTCATACTCTGTGCATAAAGTTGAAGTTGATGCAAAAATGATTGATGTTGGAGAAACTTCACTGGACTGTGGCCTTTGTGAAAGTGATGAATTTTGCAATTTCCAGAAGACACCTTCTCGGTGTGAAAAATGCACTCTTTGCCCTGCTGGTTTTTTCCAAATGTCTGAATGTTCTGCAAACACTGATCGGATTTGTCAg gACAGAGATGAATGCATTGaatctccaaatatttgtggtgAAAGAATAAAATGTCTGAATACTCCAG GTGGCTTCCGATGTCTGGGCATTGCGGAGAAGGATGCTGCTCTAGGGTTGTGTGGCGATGGTTATTTCTTCAATAGGGAAATTCAGGAATGTCAGGCTTGCTGGGAGTGTGAAGATGGAATGGTGGCTGTCCCTTGCTCTGCAGTCACTGACACTGTTTGCTCGGCGGCCAGTGAAACCCAGCTCACCAAGTCTTGGGCTGCAGACCTCCAGCTGCCCTTGGCAAAACCTGCCTCTGTTCAGGTCTATCCTGGCTTAAACCTTAAGTTAAAAGGAAAGATGCAATTCGATATTGCCTTCATTGAGGACAGCAAGCTTGTCTTCAGGCAGCACGGGCTACTCTGGGTTGACCTCAACTTTGCTGTGAAACACAACTGTAGGAACTTCCTCCAGCTCTCCATCAAGTCAAACAGCAGTGAGGAAGGGTCTGAGCTCAGTGGAGTCCGCATTGAGCAGCCGGAAGGAAAGTACTTCCAGAGTGCCAGCCTAAGCAGCGCTGCAGAAGTAGAGCCCAGCCAGACCCTGGCTGTATTCTTGAGAAGTCCAAATCAATTCTGCAACCAAAGCAAAGACTTAAATGCATATGATCTCATCAGGCCATTCAGCTTGTTCTGGTTGTCCCATGACACGGGGGCGGTGGCCATGAGTGCCCAGATGTCCACAGCTATGCATTATCAGACCAATTACCGTCctacatttaaaattaattctgttTCTGACCCGTACATGATAAGTTTATCTCATGACGGAAGGGGGATAAGGTTTACTGAAGCTGGCGTCATTAAGTTTGTTTTCCACCAGGCTCTGTACTCCATGGGTCACACATGTGTCCGAGAAGGGTTTTCCTTGATTTCCTACATCGGCAGGAATGGCACCAATGTAGAATTGATGAATACGTTCAAATCTGGAGTAAATTACCGAGACACTTCTCTGTCTGCTTCTGGGGCAACCAGAGTCCAGGCTGGAGATCAGATTAACTTTGAGATTTTCTCACCCGCTCAATGTAGTGTTCGCTACTTTGGGGACAACTTGGGCGTGAGCACATTCAGCCTCATCTGGATCCCATCTGCAGTTTCCACTGCTCTTTCGGCCACTGTTTCGTCTACCGGCCTGCCTACTGGAGCTGTCAGGAACAAATTTTTGGATTTCAGACTTGTCACATCCAATGAGAAACAGATACAGCTGGTTTCTTCTGGTCAATTTGCtcagagatatttcatatttacagAGAAAGGAGTTGCCAGTGTTGCTTTTAACCTGAAGTTGATCCATTCGTGTAATGTGATCAAGGTTACCTTAAATCAGTTGATTCAGGATCAGACACAGCCAGCAGCAATTGCTCAGCAAATTGGGGGTCAGATGCCAGAGGGAAGCATATGGACCAGTGTGAGCCTCTGCTCTTCTTTTGAAGTTCACAATGGTACAATGATCTCCATTTCTCTTGACTGTGTTCGTGGAAGGATCAATCAGATTGCCCATGAACGTGGAACAGGAATATCAATTTTATGGAtctcttcttaa